In Ignavibacteriales bacterium, the following proteins share a genomic window:
- the pckA gene encoding phosphoenolpyruvate carboxykinase (ATP) has protein sequence MNNILNIKTPAENEASALKGDYGLDNLGLSNLRKVYWNLTTEALYEEIVFRQEAKISHLGPIVANTGKHTARSANDKFVVKEASTEENVWWGEYNRPFSTDKFNGLVNRMQGFLQGRDVFVQDCYAGADPNYKMPIRIVTELAWHSMFARNMFILPQTAEEYKRHVPEFTVLALPSFKGISTIDGTPTETMIVLNFEQKLCIIGNTAYAGEIKKSVFTILNYLLPLQGVMTMHSSANVGTNNDSAIFFGLSGTGKTTLSADPKRGLIGDDEHGWSDEGVFNIEGGCYAKVIRLSPSAEPQIYATTRRFGTILENVVYDPVTRYIDLDDESITENTRASYPLDYIDNAIPEKMAGHPKNIVFLTCDASGVLPPIAKLSPEQAMYQFISGYTSKIAGTEVGLGKEPEMTFSTCFGAPFMVHQPSFYADLLKRKILKYGVHCWLLNTGWIGGPFGIGKRISIKYTRSMLNAALDGSLLNVKYRKDFVFGFDVPLSCPDVPEGILNPADSWPSKKAHEDKYKSLATRFIENFKKFEVNCPPEVIKAGPKI, from the coding sequence ATGAACAATATCTTGAATATCAAAACTCCCGCTGAAAACGAAGCGTCAGCACTCAAAGGCGATTATGGATTGGACAATCTTGGTCTTAGCAATCTCCGGAAGGTGTATTGGAATTTAACCACGGAAGCACTCTATGAAGAGATCGTGTTTCGCCAGGAAGCGAAGATATCCCATCTTGGTCCTATCGTCGCGAATACAGGCAAACATACAGCTCGATCGGCAAACGATAAGTTTGTCGTTAAGGAAGCGAGCACGGAAGAAAATGTTTGGTGGGGTGAGTATAACCGGCCCTTTAGCACGGACAAGTTCAACGGTCTTGTAAATCGCATGCAGGGATTTTTGCAAGGACGCGATGTATTCGTGCAGGATTGTTATGCTGGCGCTGATCCAAATTATAAGATGCCGATCCGTATTGTAACAGAGTTAGCCTGGCATTCGATGTTTGCCCGCAATATGTTCATCCTGCCGCAGACAGCGGAAGAGTATAAGCGTCACGTGCCGGAATTTACTGTGTTGGCGCTTCCTTCGTTCAAAGGCATATCAACAATAGACGGCACTCCGACTGAAACTATGATTGTGCTGAACTTTGAACAAAAGCTTTGCATCATCGGCAATACCGCGTATGCAGGTGAAATTAAAAAATCGGTTTTCACGATTCTCAACTACTTGCTGCCGCTTCAAGGTGTTATGACGATGCACTCTTCTGCGAATGTCGGAACAAATAACGATTCGGCAATTTTCTTCGGACTCTCCGGCACGGGCAAGACAACACTTTCGGCTGATCCGAAACGCGGTCTCATCGGCGATGACGAACACGGATGGAGCGATGAAGGAGTTTTCAATATTGAAGGCGGCTGTTACGCGAAAGTCATTCGTCTCTCACCGTCGGCAGAACCTCAAATTTATGCGACGACGCGGCGGTTCGGTACGATTTTAGAAAATGTTGTATACGATCCGGTCACACGCTATATCGATCTCGATGATGAGTCGATTACCGAGAACACCCGTGCATCGTATCCACTGGATTATATTGATAATGCAATTCCGGAAAAGATGGCAGGTCATCCGAAGAATATTGTTTTCTTAACCTGCGATGCTTCCGGTGTATTGCCGCCGATTGCAAAATTATCACCCGAGCAAGCGATGTATCAATTTATTTCCGGCTATACATCTAAAATTGCAGGGACAGAAGTTGGGCTCGGCAAAGAGCCGGAGATGACATTCAGCACGTGCTTCGGCGCGCCGTTCATGGTACATCAGCCGTCGTTTTATGCCGATCTGTTGAAGAGAAAAATATTGAAGTATGGCGTTCATTGCTGGCTGTTGAATACCGGCTGGATAGGCGGACCGTTTGGTATTGGCAAGCGAATCAGCATCAAGTACACGCGTTCAATGCTCAATGCGGCGCTCGATGGCTCACTGTTGAATGTGAAGTACCGCAAGGATTTTGTGTTTGGTTTTGATGTGCCGCTCTCGTGCCCGGATGTTCCGGAAGGCATCTTAAACCCCGCGGACTCCTGGCCGAGCAAAAAAGCGCATGAAGATAAGTATAAGAGTCTTGCAACGCGGTTCATAGAAAACTTCAAGAAGTTTGAAGTGAACTGTCCACCGGAAGTGATCAAGGCGGGACCGAAGATTTAA
- a CDS encoding aminotransferase class I/II-fold pyridoxal phosphate-dependent enzyme — MSISKLAGSITESPTLKLNEAAAKLREKGEAVIHLGAGEPKNKAPISAILSAAAKLNTGDIKYTPTDGIGSLKKAVVRYTEENYDRMVSPDNVIISQGAKQALFALLYTLINPQDEVIVLAPYWVSYPEMIRMVYGVPVIVKPDDGRFVPAMNDIKEAVSSYTKMIIVNSPNNPSGVIYPESLIAELVEFCENKGIYLVMDDIYQKLVFEGKKSPVAYKYTKKDIESTKVITINGISKLYGMTGFRVGWVVASKEIVEVMANVQGQISSCTSILLQAGAEGALNGLQSAVESLRLTLENNRNVMIQELNSFTGIKLIPPDGTYYCLPDFRAYSNDSVALSDFLLKKALVVTVPGREFGMEGHLRISYSTTVKDVKTGIERIKWALDPSSPNEIYIGERKLVRDWL; from the coding sequence ATGAGTATCAGTAAACTTGCAGGATCTATTACTGAATCGCCCACGCTCAAATTAAATGAAGCAGCGGCAAAGCTTCGTGAGAAAGGTGAAGCGGTTATTCATCTCGGAGCGGGTGAACCGAAGAATAAAGCGCCCATCAGCGCAATTCTGAGTGCTGCCGCAAAGCTCAATACAGGTGATATCAAATATACGCCAACGGACGGCATTGGTTCATTGAAGAAAGCTGTGGTCCGATACACAGAAGAGAATTATGACAGAATGGTCAGTCCAGATAATGTCATTATCTCTCAAGGAGCAAAGCAAGCGCTCTTCGCTCTGCTCTACACGCTTATCAATCCGCAAGATGAAGTAATTGTCTTAGCGCCGTATTGGGTGAGCTATCCGGAGATGATTCGCATGGTGTACGGTGTACCGGTCATTGTGAAACCGGATGACGGACGTTTCGTACCGGCAATGAATGATATTAAAGAAGCTGTCAGTTCATACACAAAGATGATTATCGTGAATAGTCCGAATAATCCTTCTGGTGTTATCTATCCGGAATCACTTATTGCTGAGTTGGTAGAGTTCTGTGAGAATAAGGGAATCTATTTAGTAATGGATGACATCTACCAGAAACTTGTTTTCGAGGGAAAAAAATCGCCTGTCGCATACAAATACACAAAGAAAGATATCGAATCCACAAAAGTTATTACCATCAATGGTATTTCAAAGTTGTACGGGATGACAGGCTTTCGTGTCGGTTGGGTTGTTGCCAGCAAAGAGATCGTTGAAGTGATGGCAAATGTTCAGGGACAAATTTCTTCCTGCACATCCATCTTGCTCCAAGCCGGTGCCGAAGGCGCATTGAATGGACTGCAGAGCGCAGTGGAGAGTTTGCGCCTGACACTCGAAAATAACCGCAACGTGATGATTCAAGAATTGAATTCATTCACCGGCATCAAGCTTATTCCACCGGATGGTACCTATTACTGTTTACCTGATTTTCGTGCTTACAGCAACGATTCTGTAGCGCTCTCGGACTTCCTGTTGAAAAAAGCGCTTGTGGTAACGGTACCGGGAAGAGAATTCGGTATGGAAGGTCACTTACGGATAAGTTATTCCACGACAGTGAAAGATGTGAAAACTGGTATCGAGCGTATTAAATGGGCGCTGGATCCAAGTTCACCTAATGAAATTTATATTGGCGAACGTAAACTTGTGCGAGATTGGCTATGA
- a CDS encoding sugar phosphate nucleotidyltransferase → MRAIIPVAGVGSRLRPHTYSVPKVLLNVAGKPIIGHILDKIIEAGFDEATIIVGYLGEMIKEYVLKNYKIKFDFVEQEERLGLGHAIYLSRHTFSSNPILIILGDTIFDVDLTLMIANQQTQIGVKSVDDPRRFGVAETTDGHIVHLVEKPEDPKSNLAIVGLYYITRPQLLVECLKEMIKSNTRTKNEFQLTDALQMMIARGEQMKTFLVEGWFDCGKPETLLSTNQHLLGFQPVPSPITGVVIRPPVFISENAKVSNAIIGPNATIADNAIIENSIIRNSIIGEGATVVNSLLEESLIGINAIVRGNYKRINIGDSSELEFY, encoded by the coding sequence ATGAGAGCGATCATTCCCGTTGCAGGTGTTGGCAGCCGACTGCGTCCGCACACGTACTCCGTGCCGAAAGTACTGCTCAATGTTGCCGGGAAACCGATCATCGGGCACATTCTTGATAAAATTATCGAAGCTGGCTTTGATGAAGCCACGATTATTGTCGGGTATCTCGGTGAAATGATCAAAGAATATGTTTTGAAAAACTACAAAATTAAATTTGATTTTGTGGAACAAGAAGAACGCCTCGGTTTAGGACATGCCATCTACCTCTCTCGGCACACGTTTTCCAGCAATCCGATTCTGATCATCCTTGGCGACACGATTTTCGATGTTGACCTTACATTGATGATTGCGAACCAACAGACACAAATCGGTGTTAAAAGTGTTGATGATCCGAGAAGGTTTGGAGTAGCTGAAACGACGGATGGACACATTGTACATTTGGTGGAAAAACCTGAGGATCCAAAAAGCAATCTCGCTATCGTTGGTCTCTATTATATTACACGGCCCCAACTCTTGGTGGAATGTTTAAAAGAAATGATCAAAAGCAACACACGCACGAAGAACGAGTTTCAATTGACCGATGCACTTCAAATGATGATCGCGCGCGGCGAACAGATGAAGACCTTCCTCGTGGAGGGATGGTTTGATTGCGGCAAACCGGAAACTCTGCTTTCCACAAACCAGCATCTTCTCGGATTTCAGCCGGTACCATCGCCTATCACAGGTGTCGTGATTCGACCACCGGTATTTATATCAGAGAACGCAAAAGTGAGTAATGCAATTATTGGGCCGAATGCTACGATCGCAGATAATGCGATCATAGAAAATTCCATCATTCGCAATTCTATAATCGGCGAGGGGGCGACAGTCGTGAACTCTCTTCTCGAAGAATCTTTAATCGGTATCAATGCTATTGTACGTGGTAATTACAAACGAATTAACATCGGCGATTCATCTGAGTTAGAGTTTTATTGA
- the metK gene encoding methionine adenosyltransferase, giving the protein MRNLFTSESVSEGHPDKVCDQISDAVLDALLEQDKTSRVACETFVTTGMVLVGGEITTKGYIEVQEIVRNVIRDIGYTKAGVGFDADSCSVLSSIHSQSPDIAQGVDTGGAGDQGMMFGYASSETPELMPAPIMYAHKLVLRLANVRKKQPTMMPYLRPDAKSQVTVEYDNNGKPIRVDTIVVSTQHDPEVTQKKIKEDVIELIVRNVIPSGMLDNKTRYFVNPTGRFEVGGPHGDSGLTGRKIVVDTYGGRAPHGGGAFSGKDPTKVDRSAAYAARHIAKNIVAAKLATECQIQVAYAIGVSEPVSIQINTFGTGIIPDAQLSDFVMKEIDLTPRGIIKRLNLRRPIYRQTAAYGHFGRTEKDFTWENLDLVKTLQKAAR; this is encoded by the coding sequence ATGAGAAACCTATTTACATCGGAATCTGTGTCAGAAGGACATCCTGATAAAGTCTGCGATCAGATTTCAGATGCAGTGCTTGATGCACTGCTTGAACAAGACAAGACATCGCGGGTTGCATGCGAAACATTTGTAACGACCGGCATGGTTCTCGTCGGCGGCGAGATCACCACGAAAGGTTATATCGAAGTTCAGGAAATTGTGCGCAACGTTATCCGCGACATTGGCTACACGAAAGCAGGCGTTGGATTCGATGCGGATTCGTGTTCAGTCCTCTCTTCCATTCATTCCCAATCTCCTGATATTGCGCAAGGTGTTGATACAGGCGGTGCAGGTGACCAAGGGATGATGTTCGGATATGCATCATCAGAAACTCCAGAACTGATGCCGGCACCGATTATGTACGCGCATAAACTTGTACTTCGTTTGGCGAATGTGCGAAAGAAACAGCCGACAATGATGCCGTATCTTCGTCCTGACGCAAAATCTCAAGTGACCGTTGAATATGATAATAACGGAAAACCGATCCGTGTTGATACTATTGTCGTCTCTACACAGCACGATCCGGAAGTCACGCAGAAGAAAATCAAAGAAGATGTTATTGAATTGATCGTCCGTAACGTTATTCCATCGGGAATGCTTGATAATAAAACGCGCTATTTTGTTAACCCTACAGGCAGATTTGAAGTCGGCGGACCGCATGGTGACAGCGGCTTGACCGGGCGAAAAATTGTGGTCGATACATACGGTGGACGCGCTCCACATGGCGGCGGTGCATTCTCCGGCAAAGATCCAACGAAAGTTGACCGCAGTGCGGCGTATGCAGCACGGCATATTGCTAAGAATATTGTCGCAGCAAAACTTGCCACTGAATGTCAAATTCAGGTTGCCTATGCTATTGGCGTCTCGGAACCAGTATCTATCCAGATCAACACGTTCGGTACTGGCATAATTCCCGATGCGCAGCTCTCGGATTTCGTGATGAAAGAAATCGATCTGACGCCGCGCGGTATCATTAAACGGCTCAACCTGCGCCGGCCTATTTATCGTCAAACAGCAGCATACGGTCACTTCGGCCGTACTGAAAAGGATTTCACTTGGGAAAATTTGGATTTAGTGAAAACCTTGCAGAAAGCAGCAAGGTAG
- a CDS encoding adenosylhomocysteinase: MNEKKNKYKVRDLSLAKAGKLRIEWAESRMPVLMALMEKYSKTKPFKGYKIAGCLHVTKETAVLVKTFAAAGAQVSWSGCNPLSTQDDVAAALAAEGISIFAWHGMNVKEFYWCIEETLKFKPQLTLDDGADLIFTVHNKHQELIPIVIGGTEETTTGVHRLRSMANDGALQYPVIAVNDAETKWDFDNVYGTGQSTLDGILRATSVLLAGKNFVVAGFGHCGKGVALRAKGLGANVIVTEVKPTAALKATLEGFRVMKMDDAAKVGDIFVTATGVKDIIIERHFKSMKDGAIICNTGHYDCEINIPDLEKVSKSKREVRKDNEEYTLKNGKRVFLLAKGRLVNLAAAEGHPSEVMDMSFANQFMSQLRLVESHRKGKRLENKVYDIPAAQDQEIAGVKLATMGYKIDKLTKEQVKYNDDYSAGT, translated from the coding sequence ATGAACGAGAAAAAAAATAAGTATAAAGTGAGAGATCTTTCGCTGGCGAAAGCCGGCAAACTCCGCATCGAGTGGGCGGAATCCCGCATGCCAGTACTGATGGCTCTGATGGAAAAATACAGCAAGACAAAACCATTCAAGGGCTACAAAATTGCCGGATGCCTGCATGTGACAAAAGAAACAGCTGTGCTCGTGAAAACATTTGCTGCAGCTGGAGCTCAAGTCAGTTGGAGCGGATGTAATCCCCTTTCCACACAGGACGATGTAGCCGCAGCGCTCGCTGCCGAGGGTATCAGCATCTTTGCCTGGCACGGAATGAACGTGAAAGAATTTTACTGGTGCATTGAAGAGACGCTCAAATTCAAACCGCAGCTCACTCTCGATGATGGCGCAGATCTCATTTTCACCGTACACAACAAACATCAGGAATTAATTCCAATCGTCATCGGCGGAACAGAAGAAACAACCACAGGTGTGCATCGCCTCCGTTCGATGGCAAATGACGGTGCGCTTCAATATCCGGTGATCGCTGTGAACGATGCCGAAACAAAATGGGACTTTGACAATGTGTACGGGACAGGCCAATCGACGCTTGACGGTATTCTCCGCGCAACAAGTGTCTTGTTGGCAGGAAAGAATTTCGTTGTCGCCGGTTTCGGTCACTGCGGGAAAGGCGTCGCTTTGCGTGCCAAGGGACTTGGCGCAAATGTTATCGTTACAGAAGTGAAACCAACCGCCGCATTGAAAGCCACATTGGAAGGTTTTCGTGTCATGAAAATGGACGATGCCGCAAAAGTTGGCGACATTTTTGTAACCGCCACCGGCGTGAAAGATATTATCATTGAGCGGCATTTCAAATCGATGAAAGATGGTGCGATCATTTGCAATACGGGACATTATGATTGCGAGATTAACATTCCGGATCTAGAAAAAGTCTCGAAGAGTAAGCGCGAAGTCCGGAAGGACAACGAGGAGTACACATTGAAGAATGGCAAGCGTGTTTTTTTGCTTGCAAAAGGACGTCTCGTCAACCTTGCCGCAGCAGAAGGACATCCGTCGGAAGTAATGGATATGTCGTTCGCGAATCAATTTATGTCTCAACTCCGGCTCGTGGAAAGTCATAGGAAGGGCAAGCGGCTAGAAAACAAAGTATATGATATTCCTGCAGCACAAGATCAGGAAATTGCCGGTGTGAAACTAGCAACAATGGGTTATAAGATTGATAAGCTCACAAAAGAACAAGTGAAATACAACGACGATTATTCAGCTGGGACGTAA
- a CDS encoding OsmC family protein, producing the protein MIKEIFLKQLKGNTFAAKAGSNHWVIMDTKAEVGGSDSASTPKELLLMALAGCTSMDVIPILKKKKSPVIGYECNVKGIERDEHPKIFTEIHIEYVFYGDGIKPEDVERAIDLSVTKYCSVSAILSASAKLTHSYRIEPTMKHFA; encoded by the coding sequence ATGATCAAAGAAATCTTCCTCAAACAACTGAAAGGCAACACGTTTGCCGCTAAAGCCGGGTCCAATCATTGGGTGATAATGGATACGAAAGCCGAAGTCGGCGGCAGCGATAGTGCCTCAACACCAAAAGAACTTCTGCTGATGGCTCTTGCCGGATGTACGTCGATGGACGTCATTCCCATCCTCAAAAAGAAAAAGTCACCAGTGATTGGTTACGAGTGCAATGTCAAGGGGATCGAGCGGGACGAACATCCAAAAATTTTTACAGAGATTCACATTGAATATGTTTTCTACGGCGACGGTATCAAACCGGAGGATGTGGAACGGGCAATTGATCTTTCGGTAACGAAGTACTGCTCTGTCTCGGCAATTCTTTCGGCAAGCGCTAAACTGACACATTCATATCGCATCGAACCAACAATGAAACATTTTGCATGA
- a CDS encoding PQQ-binding-like beta-propeller repeat protein, producing the protein MKTRLLWLLLCGLVPSFFVPAQVPKWKLDFGEQIKDYSFLQDGKFLFLSNYEYSWLYDAATGAKVYELQVKKWEKKGVHQLIGEKFLIGTSKGLQCYDALTAKLLWEQEYPKVDQDEFSDLDWLGNVLVVRYDKIHIGIDLTTGKELWRSKIAYNGDVSKKGGWNYKKLEKQNLLLVFMDDDKLGLFQFADGKQVFDAEKYEINGKLIEKSRKYFYTSPDERYLVFLLDDQIAVVDAVDRKELKRVPMKYDTDFGTIIETPHGCIVLGKEKIVFVNDKTGDLTEVKADVGDFRTYDIRTIGTKDIFFAGLSDAMFAIDLIDGKVLWQTAEKDKNFEGYAHRYLKLDGDNLILAYTRGSGYSDDGTNVHVMSVNALTGKVNYRTPAIFNSKLYTPNWQRSAAKFMKKTVETLFTNAQTGPLDMFGYENIGYDYTTDEFEGNLVFGLVSTYLLRNPDTKDEPGDGVVIVDPKTGQILFKDYVRVSDYTSSPSQAPAMKPMIVENKMFLVGDESIAAYDLTSKKRMWFSEKLLKGIPREAMLIDQTLFIKFGERKFNVGLEPPKGLFGGQASMKIDSRYDIDPYGFAAYDLASGKQLWRVETKVDPSFLTPNFSLKNNYDEATKRLYFADEENIYALQCRPDGGKYDYTLKLGKIGVGEMPFKKIYAIQEWPIGKKTTTSSSYSIGSTTYTTTTKRTEIGGADYNKFISEKEEADASCHYPSWGGGIIWGATAKKTLRVVFAGTHLFAIGEESIALLDASDGKVVWKLPWDYDPSNLQFVPKILGNKLVYCLDRQLTCVDISNGETLWQQKEAKRPLFFSAPSEKYLYTIDEEVIKGYELEKQK; encoded by the coding sequence ATGAAAACACGTCTTTTGTGGCTTCTTCTTTGCGGGCTCGTCCCCTCTTTCTTTGTACCTGCACAGGTGCCGAAATGGAAACTTGATTTTGGCGAGCAAATTAAGGATTACAGCTTTTTGCAGGATGGCAAATTTCTTTTCCTCTCAAACTATGAATATTCGTGGCTCTACGATGCAGCGACCGGTGCAAAAGTCTATGAGCTGCAAGTAAAAAAATGGGAAAAGAAAGGCGTACATCAGCTCATCGGTGAAAAGTTTCTCATCGGCACGAGTAAAGGACTTCAGTGCTATGATGCACTTACTGCCAAATTACTATGGGAACAAGAATATCCCAAGGTTGACCAGGATGAATTCAGCGATCTTGATTGGCTCGGTAATGTGCTTGTCGTACGATATGACAAAATTCACATCGGCATCGATCTTACCACCGGTAAGGAATTATGGAGATCTAAAATCGCATATAATGGAGATGTCAGTAAAAAAGGTGGGTGGAACTATAAAAAACTTGAAAAACAAAATCTTTTACTCGTATTCATGGATGATGATAAACTGGGTCTGTTCCAATTTGCCGATGGCAAGCAAGTTTTTGACGCCGAAAAATATGAGATCAATGGCAAATTGATTGAAAAATCGCGCAAGTACTTTTATACTTCACCGGACGAACGGTATCTTGTATTTCTTCTTGACGATCAGATAGCCGTTGTCGATGCAGTGGATAGAAAGGAATTGAAACGCGTTCCGATGAAATACGATACCGACTTTGGAACCATCATTGAAACTCCTCATGGCTGTATCGTGCTCGGAAAAGAAAAGATTGTATTTGTGAACGATAAAACCGGTGACCTCACAGAAGTTAAAGCCGATGTGGGTGATTTCCGTACCTATGATATTAGAACAATAGGTACAAAAGATATTTTCTTTGCCGGTCTCTCGGATGCAATGTTTGCAATTGACCTTATTGATGGAAAAGTTCTGTGGCAAACAGCAGAAAAAGATAAAAATTTTGAAGGATATGCACATCGTTACCTTAAGTTAGACGGTGACAATTTAATTCTCGCATATACGAGAGGAAGTGGCTATTCCGACGACGGAACAAATGTCCATGTCATGAGTGTCAACGCGCTGACAGGTAAAGTAAATTATAGGACACCTGCGATTTTCAACTCGAAGCTTTACACGCCCAACTGGCAACGATCGGCCGCTAAGTTTATGAAGAAAACAGTAGAGACCTTGTTTACGAATGCACAGACAGGACCGTTAGATATGTTCGGCTATGAGAACATTGGCTACGATTATACGACAGACGAATTCGAAGGGAATCTCGTGTTTGGATTAGTGTCTACCTACTTGTTGCGCAATCCCGACACAAAAGACGAACCCGGTGACGGTGTTGTCATCGTCGATCCAAAGACAGGACAAATTCTGTTTAAGGATTATGTGCGTGTATCGGATTATACATCTTCTCCTTCTCAGGCACCGGCGATGAAACCAATGATTGTCGAAAATAAGATGTTCCTCGTCGGAGATGAAAGCATTGCTGCATACGATTTGACATCGAAAAAGAGAATGTGGTTCAGCGAGAAACTGCTGAAAGGCATTCCACGCGAAGCGATGCTTATCGATCAAACGTTGTTTATTAAGTTCGGCGAACGGAAATTTAATGTTGGCCTTGAACCACCGAAGGGATTGTTTGGTGGACAGGCAAGCATGAAAATCGATAGCCGCTACGATATCGATCCATATGGATTTGCTGCGTACGACCTCGCAAGTGGTAAGCAACTCTGGCGTGTTGAAACAAAAGTGGATCCCTCTTTCTTAACACCCAATTTTTCTCTTAAGAATAATTACGATGAGGCGACCAAACGATTATACTTTGCAGACGAGGAAAATATTTACGCACTCCAATGCCGGCCTGATGGTGGCAAGTACGACTACACTCTCAAGCTCGGAAAAATTGGCGTAGGAGAAATGCCATTCAAAAAAATCTACGCGATACAGGAATGGCCAATTGGTAAAAAGACAACCACGTCGAGTTCTTACAGTATAGGATCAACAACCTATACAACAACGACGAAACGCACCGAAATCGGTGGCGCTGATTACAACAAATTCATTTCTGAGAAAGAAGAAGCCGACGCCTCCTGTCATTACCCAAGCTGGGGAGGTGGAATCATATGGGGTGCGACAGCAAAAAAGACTCTACGAGTCGTATTTGCCGGCACGCACTTGTTTGCGATCGGAGAAGAATCTATTGCATTGCTCGATGCGTCCGATGGTAAAGTTGTATGGAAACTCCCTTGGGATTACGATCCTTCAAATCTGCAATTCGTTCCGAAAATCCTGGGCAATAAGCTCGTTTATTGTCTCGATCGCCAATTAACGTGTGTAGATATAAGTAATGGCGAAACACTCTGGCAGCAGAAGGAAGCAAAACGACCGCTCTTCTTCAGCGCTCCCAGCGAGAAGTATCTCTACACGATCGATGAAGAGGTAATCAAGGGCTATGAATTAGAGAAACAAAAATAA
- a CDS encoding T9SS type A sorting domain-containing protein: MKIMKLLFLFGLFSLPLLAQGPIPNGGFENWMNGAPNSWYFSPNIPGAGTVTQSNVPHSGSSAVRLEAISFFGQTLPPILISGTGSSMQGFPYATRPASLNGYYQFSPVAQSNDSLTIIVTFFKTDATGSAFGGGTIGIGAAASSYVPFSIPIVYLQDGNPAVCMIYINIRGPLVGSQTIPHVGSFALIDDLEFSSSTGVSNKKSGQPLQFSLDQNYPNPFNPTTTIKYQLSQAGHVTLTVFDLLGREVTTLVNEVQNAGAHEITCDAHNHTSGMYFYKLTAGNFTQVKKMTLLK, translated from the coding sequence ATGAAAATTATGAAATTACTTTTTCTCTTTGGTTTATTTTCTCTCCCGCTTCTGGCTCAAGGCCCAATTCCGAATGGTGGATTTGAGAATTGGATGAACGGGGCTCCGAATAGCTGGTACTTCAGTCCTAATATTCCCGGGGCGGGAACAGTGACTCAATCAAATGTACCTCATTCAGGGTCATCTGCCGTGCGACTTGAAGCCATATCTTTTTTCGGCCAAACGCTCCCGCCCATCTTGATTTCAGGAACCGGATCATCAATGCAAGGATTTCCCTATGCTACCCGACCTGCTTCGCTTAATGGGTATTATCAGTTCTCACCGGTTGCGCAGAGCAACGACTCCCTGACAATTATAGTAACCTTCTTCAAAACCGATGCAACCGGATCAGCATTTGGCGGAGGAACAATTGGAATAGGAGCGGCGGCGTCATCGTATGTTCCATTTTCAATCCCGATAGTATATCTTCAGGATGGCAATCCTGCGGTGTGCATGATTTATATTAATATTCGAGGTCCTTTAGTCGGAAGCCAGACTATACCGCATGTAGGTTCATTCGCATTGATAGACGATCTTGAGTTTTCAAGTTCAACCGGTGTATCGAATAAAAAATCCGGACAACCATTGCAATTTTCCTTAGATCAGAATTATCCTAACCCCTTCAATCCAACAACGACTATCAAATATCAATTGAGTCAAGCCGGTCATGTTACACTAACGGTATTCGATTTGCTTGGACGTGAAGTAACCACACTGGTCAATGAAGTCCAGAATGCCGGTGCTCACGAGATCACATGCGATGCACATAATCATACCAGCGGTATGTATTTTTACAAATTGACAGCAGGTAATTTCACCCAAGTCAAGAAAATGACATTACTGAAATAA
- a CDS encoding response regulator, protein MKKGSTILVVEDEEIHSLILRRVLENNGYVVLDAANGAEGLEVMRTLKVDLAIVDLEMPVMNGMEFTKWVKETDPDFPVIIVTAHAANFSPQDILAADVEAFIQKPIVTDELLKIIEHI, encoded by the coding sequence ATGAAAAAAGGATCAACGATACTTGTTGTAGAGGATGAAGAAATCCATAGCTTAATTCTTAGGCGGGTATTGGAAAACAACGGGTATGTGGTATTAGATGCAGCCAATGGCGCCGAGGGATTAGAAGTAATGCGGACGTTGAAAGTTGATCTGGCAATAGTTGATTTGGAAATGCCGGTCATGAATGGAATGGAGTTTACAAAATGGGTAAAGGAAACAGATCCGGACTTTCCTGTGATTATTGTCACTGCTCATGCGGCAAATTTTTCTCCGCAAGATATTCTTGCTGCGGATGTTGAAGCTTTTATTCAGAAACCGATAGTGACGGATGAATTATTAAAGATTATTGAACACATTTAA